The region GGCTCGGCTGCCCGCGCGTCGGACAAGGCGGGTGCCGAGCGCAAGGAAACGCGTGGCGCCGAGAAGAGCGGGCATGCAAGGCGCGGGGGCGACCCCGCGATGTCGGAGGTTCTGGTGAAGGCCGATCAGCGCGCGGGCGCAAGGGACGATCTGGAATACGCCGCGGGCGTGTTCGCGGCGCACTATGTGGACCGGGATAAGAATGGCGACCTGGATGACGCCGGCCTGTCGGGCAAGTCGGACGGCAAGGATAGGGGCACGGCGCCAGCCGCCCAGCCGGACATGCGCGCGGACGCGCAAGGGGCGCTCGTGGCGCGCCCGCATGCGCCGCTTGCTGCCACGCTGACCACGCGACTTGTCAGCATGCTGTCCTTGATCGACAAGGACGGCAGGCGTGCCGTCCGTATGGACCTGCGTCTGGCCAGGCTGCCCAAGACCTCCGTGACGCTTGAGAACCTGCCCGAGCGCCTGCAGGTCACGTTCGAGTCCAGCGTGGCGGCCGCGCTGGACCTGCTGGGCAAGGAGACGCCCCGCCTGGCGGATGACCTGGCGCTGCGCCGCAAGCGCGACTGCAGCGTGCTGGTGAATACCGCGCCTCCCTTGTCGGAGACGCGTTATCGCGCTGACGCCCAGGCGCCTGGCGGCCCCGATCCCGCTGCCCTGCCTGGCTCCGCATGACGCGAGCCGCAGGAAGCATCCTGCCTTATTCCATGCCGCATATTGCCGCGGCCAGCGTCGGCGCGTTCAACGCCCTGGCCCGTCACGGCGAGCAGTTGGAGTGGCCGGGCTTGAATGGGCAGGACGGTCGTTGGCGCTTGAGTCTGGACCTGGCGGGGCAGCGCGGCCAGGCGCCGGCACCGATGCCGACGCAGTACACCGACACGGACGTCCAGGTGGCGTTGCGCTTGTCGGCCGCCGCGGCCATGGTGCGTGTGGTGATCCCCCACGCGGCACTCGCGGCCTGGCTGGCAGCCTATTTTCCAGGACTAGGCCGGGTGGATCCGTGCGCGTGGGTCATGGATGCGGGAATTGAGTGTCTGCTCGATGTGCTGCGTCCGTGCTTGCGTTCGCCAGGGCTATCCGGGGGCTGGCGCTTGAGCCGGGACGAGGTCGACGCGGATGCCGTCATCGATGCCGCCTGGCATGGCACGGTCGTGCTCACGGCGCCGGACGGCGGAGAGACCTGGACGCTGCCCCTGCAGGCCGATGCGGGAGGGCTGGCCTTGCTTTCGCGATGCCTGCCGCGGCAGAGCTGCACGGGTCCGGACGTCTGGCTGGACGATGTGCCCATCCCCATGCGCGCCATGGTCGGATACACGGACCTGACGCAGGAGGGCGTACGCCGCCTGGCTTGCGGCGATGTGGTGTTGCTGGACCAGACGTTCGGCAGAAGCCGTGGCGAGGTCTGCCTGCGCGCTCCCAATGGGCGTGCGTTGAAGCTTTGGGCCTCGAAGGACGCGCCGGAGATTCATGATGAAGCGGGCGGCGATCGTTCCGCGGAACAGAGCGGCATGCCCGCACCTTACTTGATTATTGCGGATTGGATTTCGATCATGTCTCCTGAAGAGAAGGAACACTATCCCGTGGACGATGGCACGCGGGACCTGGATATGCCGCCCGCCGACGACGGCCGCGGCGATGACGATAGCAGCGATGCCGACGAGTACCTCGACGACGACGTGGACGACGGAGATGACGGTGGCCCCCGGGACCTGCATGAGGGTAGCGGCTCGGACGCGGCCGGCGTCGACACCTTCGACGATATTCCCGTGCGTCTGGGATTCGACCTGGGCGCGCGCACCATGCCCCTGGGCGAGGTACGGCGCCTGCGGCCGGGCCAGACCTTGGTGCTCTACTGCGAGTCCGCCACGGCACCGGTGTCCATCCGCGCCAATGGCCAATGCATCGGCCACGGCGAGCTGGTGGAGATCGACGGCAGGCTGGGCGTGCGCATCGTCAACCTGCGGCGGGCGCCGCCATGACCGGTATCGATCCGATCGCGCTGCTCGCGGTCGCCGTCGGGTTGTCGCTCATTCCAATAACCGTGGTGATGACGACGTCCTTCGTCAAGCTGTCGGTGGTCATGGTGTTGCTGCGCAATGCGCTGGGCCTGCAACAGGCGCCGCCCAATGCCGCCATGTATGGCCTGGCCATGATCCTGTCGGTGTACATCATGGCGCCGGTCTTTACCAAATCCTTCGATAAGCTGGAGCCGGTGGTCGCGGCGCTGGATCAGCCGGGTCCCATGACGGATCGCCTGCCCGAGATCGGCAAGGCCTTGCGCGAAGGCGTGGAGCCCGTGCGGGCCTTCATGTTGCGTATCAGCAAGCCTGAAAACCGCGACTTCTTCCTGAGGACGGCGCACCGCTTGTGGGGCGAGGAGGCGGCCAAGGACACCAGGCAGGACGACCTGATCATCCTGGCGCCGGCGTTCCTGGTATCGGAACTGACGTCGGCTTTCCAGATCGGTTTCCTGCTGTTCCTTCCTTTCGTCATCATCGACCTGATTGTCTCCAATGTGCTGCTGGCCATGGGGATGATGATGGTGTCGCCGATGACCATCTCCCTGCCGCTCAAGCTGTTCCTGTTCGTCATGGTCGACGGCTGGACGCGCCTGTTGCAGGGCCTGGTGCTCACCTACACCTGAACCCGAAGTCTTATCGCCCGATGTCCAACACCGAGTTTGTTTTCTACATGAAGCAGGCCTTGTACCTGATCTTCTGGTTGTCCCTGCCGCCTATCGCCGTCGCGTCTGTCGTGGGTACCTTGTTTTCGCTGTTTCAGGCATTGACGCAGATCCAGGAGCAGACGTTGTCCTTCGGCGTCAAGCTGATCGCGGTGTTTGCCACGCTGTTGTTGACCGGCGTCTGGATGGGGAGCGAGATATACCAGTTCACCGTTACCCTGATGGGCCGTTTCGCGGCGATACGCTGAGCGGGCCGATCGTATGGTATCGACCGATGGATATGAAACCATCTTGCGCGCCCTGGTCTGCCTGGCGCTGACACAGGCCCGCATCGTCGCGATGTGTTCATTCATTCCGCCGTTCGGCCGCAATGCCTTGCCAGGACGCCTGCGTGTCACCCTGACCGGTGTGCTGGGTGCCTTCGTCTTGCCGTTGATGCTGGCGCAAGCGCCCGAGAAGTTCAATATGGCGCTGCTGGCAGTCCTGCTGTTGAAAGAGGTCTTCGTCGGTATCTGCATTGGTTATGTGCTGGCTATTCCATTCTGGATTTTCGAATCCATCGGCACCTTCATCGACAATCAGCGCGGCGCCGGTATCGCGTCGATCTTCAATCCTGAACTGGGCAGTGAAACCACCCCCTTGGGCACGTTGCTGGGGCGTGCCTATGCCGTGCTGTTCTTCACGGCCGGCGGATTCACGATGTTTCTGACCGTGCTGTACGACAGCTACCTGCTGTGGGATCCCTGGCGCTGGTCTCCCGAGCTGCGCCTGGACGCGCTGCCGCTCTGGCTGGGCCAGGTGGATACCCTGTTGCGCCTGACCGTGCTGTATTCCGGCCCGGCCATCATCGTCATGCTGTTGGCGGAGATGGGCTTGGGCCTGGCCAGCCGGTTCACGCCGCAACTGCAAGTGTTCTTCCTGGCCATGCCGATCAAGAGCGCGTTGGGGATCCTGATGCTGGCGTTGTACCTGCACGTGCTCGCCGAGTACGCGAACGGCTTGGCGGGGGGCATGGGAGATGTCCTGTCCATCCTGCGTCCTTATTGGGAGGTCCTGTGAGCGAAGCCAAGACAGAACCGCCGTCACAGAAGAAACTGCGCGACTCGCGCAAGAAAGGGGATGTTCCCTACAGCAAGGATTTCAGCCAGTCGATACTGCTGGTGTCCCTGCTGAGCTATGCCCTATTCGCGGGCGCCACGCTGCTGCCCGCGCTGCAACAGCTGATCGGCGCGCCGGCCGAAGTCTATGGTTTGCCGTTCCGCCAGGCCTTGAGCGTGGCGGGCCTGCATTGCCTGACGTTGATGCTGCAGATCACGCTGCCATTCATCGCGATCCTGCTGGGTATCGGCTTCATGGCGGACGTGCTGCAGGTGGGGTTCCTGATGGCATTCGAAAAGATCAAGCCGTCCGGCAAGAAGCTGAATGTGGTGGAAAACGCCAAGAACGTGGTGTCCTTGCGCAATCTGGTGGAGACGCTCAAGGCCATCGTCAAGATCCTGGCGTTCTCTTATTTCATCTATCTGCTGATACGCGATGCCGTGCGGCCACTGGCTTACGCGGGCTATGCGGGCATAGAGCCCTTCTTCGTATTGATCACGCGCCTGATGAAGAAGTTGCTGCTGTACGTGGCCCTGCTGTGCGTGGTGCTGGCGGCTTTCGATTTCGCCTGGCAGCGCATGCAGCGCACCAAGCGGCTGCGGATGACGAAGCAGGAGGTCAAGCGGGAATACAAAGAGCAGGAAGGGTCGCCGGAGATCAAGCAGAAGCGCAAGCAGCTACGCCAGGAGAATGCCAACGAATCGACCCAGCTGGCCAGGAAGGCCAGCGTGCTCGTCGCCAATCCCACGCATATCGCCATTGCCTTGTACTACGAGGCGGAGCGCACGCCTTTGCCCGTCCTGCTGGCGAAAGGGTGCGACGACGAGGCCCTGGAGATGATCGCGGCCGCCAAGGAGGAGGGCGTGCCCATCATGCGCGACGTCCCGCTGGCACGCAGGCTGTTTGCCGATGCGCCCGTGGAGGCCTACATCCCCACGGAGTTCATCGAGCCCGTGGCGGCGGTATTGCGCTGGGCACGCAGCCTGAACGGGGAGGATGACGCGGCGCCGCAAGAAGCCGAAACGCAGAAAGGCGAACCACAGAACGACGAAGCACGGAACGACGAAGCAGAGAAAGACGAGAAGCACACCAAGGATAAGGACCATGAGTGAATTCAGACTGGGAGCGATCCCCGCGATCGCGTTCAAACCCGCGCCGTCCAGGCGTCGGCCCGCCTTGGGCCAGGCAACGTGGCGTCGGGCGGCGCGCAACGGTGTCGGACTATTGCTGGCCGTGGTGCTCATGGGCGCGGAGGGTCGCGCGCAAGCCGGGCCCCGTTGGCCACAAGTGCCGTACACCTATTTCGCGGATCAGCAGAGCCTGCAAGAGGTGCTGCAGAATTTCGCCTCGGGATTCAGCTTGGGGCTGCGCCTGGGGAAGGGCGTGGGCGGGGTAGTAAGCGGCAAGTTCAACACCAATACGCCGACCGATTTTCTCGACCGGCTGGGCGGGGTGTATGGATTCAATTGGTTCGTCTACGCGGGTACGCTCTATATCAGCGACGCGGCGGAGGTGCAGACCCGCACGGTCAATGCGGGGCCCAATGGAATCGGCGGCATGCGCCAGGCTTTGTTGCAGCTGGGTGTGCTCGACCCCCGCTTCGGCTGGGGCGAGTTGCCGGGGCAGGACATGGCGCTGGTGTCCGGACCCAAAGCGTATGTGGATCTGGTGGCAAGCATGGCGCAGGCCTTGCCCAGGGCCGCGGCGCGCCAGGAAATCGAGGTCTTCAGGCTCAAATATGCATCGGTGAGCGACCGTACGATCTCCTACCGGGACCAGACCACCACCACGCCCGGTGTCGCGACGGTGTTGCGTAACCTGATCGAGGGCTCGGCCGATTCCAAGGTGGATACCGCCTTGCGCGTCATCGCGCAGCCCTTGCGTTCCGCGCCGTCGCTATCCAATGAGGGAACGACGGGGGCGATCGAGCGCGGCGGCAACGTCACGCCCTATACCGGGACGCCTGCCGATCAGGTGCCCGGCGCTGGCGGGATAGGCGATATGGCGGGCATCGGGGGAGGCGGCGCGCAGCGACCCATGCGCTCGATCCAGGCCGATCCGCGCCTGAACGCGGTGATCATCCAGGACACGCCGGACCGCATGCCCATCTACCGGGCCTTGATCGCCCAGCTGGATGTGCCCAGCACGCTGATCGAGATCGAGGCCACCATCGTCGACGTCGTCGCCAGCGCGGCCGACGAGCTGGGTGTCGATTGGCAAGGAAAGTCGGGGCGGTTCAATTACAAGTTCGATAATCGCATGAGCAGTGAAAACGGCACGCTCAAGGGCGGCTTGAGCGATCTGCTCAAGCCCGGCGCCCTGGGGCTGGGCTACTCTTCGTCCTTGCTGAATGCGCGGCTGAGCGCACTGGAAGCGAACAGCCAGGCCGATATCCTGGCCCGGCCATCGGTGCTCACCACCGACAATACCAGCGCGATCCTGGATTTAAAGCAGACCTTCTACATCACGCAGACCAACGAGCGGGTGGCGAATGTCACCCCGGTGTCGGTGGGCACGTCGCTGCGCGTGGTGCCCCGCTATATCGAATCGACGCAAGGTCGGCAAGTGGAACTGACCATCGACATCGAAGATGGCAACGCGAATCAGCCGGATGTGGGGGAGAAGAAATATCCGGCGACCAAAGTGAATTCGATCAGCACGCTGGCGCTGGTGGGCGATGGGCAAACGCTGGTGATCGGCGGCTATAACAGCAATGAGCTGAAGGACGGTACCAACAAGGTGCCGCTGCTGGGCGACATTCCGCTGTTGGGCGCCTTGTTCTCCAGCAAGTCCAGGAACCAGCTGCGGACAGAGCGCTTGTTCATGATCCGGCCCCGCGTCGTTGCGATCAATGGACGTCCGGTAGCGCTGGATGAAGACCTGGTCCCGCGTAGCGCTGCGCTGAACGAGACCTGGACCACGGGAAACAAGCTGGGAGACGCACTGGGCTTGATCCTGGTGGATCGTAATCAGGCGACGCGGCTGCGTCAGTAAGAGGCCGCCGACTGACTGTCCACGTCAATCGTCGAAATGAAATCCCTTGTCGCACAATCGCCGGCGCAGTTCGGCGCGGGCACGCGACAGGCGGCTGCGGATGGTGCCGACCGGAACGCCGACCCGGTCGGCGGCTTCTTCATAGGTGTAGCCGTTCAGGCCCATCATCAACAGAATCTCCCGCATATGGGACGGCAGTTCCTCCAAGGTGTTTTGCAGGATGGTCATGGTCTGGTTCTGCTCCGCGACGAAGTCAGGCGCGGGATCGTGCGAGGCGCGGTCGACCAGTACATCTTCATTGACGAAGTAGTAACGACATTCCGGCGCGCGTGAAAGGTAGTTGCGAACCAGATTTAACGCGATGCCATATAGCCAGGTCGAAAGTTGCGATTCACCACGAAAGGTGTCGTAAGAACGTGCTGCTTCAAGAAAGGCTTGTTGCGCGAGATCTTCCGCATCAGGGCAGTTACCTATCTGTCTGATGATGAAACGATGAAGTCGGGTGGAGTGATTTTTGACGAGGTCTATGAAGATGTCGTCATGACAGTTCTTCAACGTCGTGACTGGCCTCGTGGGCAGCGAACGCTTCTTCACGCGCTCAACAACTGGGGCTAGGTGTGTCATGATCGCTCGAGTGAGGTTTTGATGCGACCGAGTATCGCCGCATCGAAACACGCACGGCGTGTTCGTGATTTGCCCTAGGGAATTCTCATTTGACGATGCTTTTACGTGGCGCGTAGGGAAACATAAAAATGATTAAGAAACCCCGGAATTTGCAGTGACTTTGAGATTCTTCTCATGGCATTTATTGATGCCACTTGATCGTTTGTTAATTGCTTGATTCAGCACTTACTCAGCGCCTTTTTTCACGTTCATTTTTCCGAAACTTCGGAACGAAAATTCATCATCGTTACAAAGGTGGCTGGAACACGGAGCGGCCCTGCGCGGTCGCCGCGCATCTCGCTGAATACGAATGCAAACGTGCTCCTGCTAGATCGATGACTAGGAGAGAACGGTGGATTCTGGCCAGGATACGATTCCGCGGTCGCTGCCATACGAATTCGGTGCAGACGGATTTGGCGTCCTGGGAGGGGCGGCGTTTCGAGCGGGCATGCGTGCGCACACACGCGTGCCGCTACGGACATCCAGCTTGCTGAACACGTTGGCAAGAGGCGTCCGGGACGCAGGCGACGGAATGATGGAAACGCCAAGGATGATGGCGCGGACGGGCCCGCCCACGCGCCTGCCGTTGCGTTCCTATGTCTATGAAGCAAGGCTGCTGGAAGCCGTGGCGGGTCTGCTGCCTTTGATCGGCCAGGCCGACACCGTCTTCAGCAGCGCCGATGTGCGGCCTCTGATGGCGACGTTGCTGCGCGTGATGCTCAATCCGCGCGAATCAGGCGACATCGCCGCGCGCATCCGGCGTTGCGTGGCGGCCTGCCTTGCCGCGCAGGACGTCGATACCCTGGTGCGCTTGCGGCAAGGCTACGTACGGAACCATGGACAACTGGAGGACGCCGGCCGTCAACTGCTGGCGCGGTGGAACTGGAGCGGCGCGGAGCGGGGCGAGTTGTTGTTGCCCGCGTTCCTTGGCGCGCTGGACGCCAGTCTGGAGGACTGCGCGGCGCATGCGATGTCGCGCGCCTTGTGCGAATTGGCGGAGCTGTTCGCCGCCGAGGCCGGCGGCGCGGGTACGCCGCGCTTGCCCATGTCCTGCGCGCGGGTGCACAACGCCTTGCGCATTCATGCCGGCCACGTGCAGGTGCTCAAGGGTGCGCGGGAATCGATCGCGCAGTTCATCGGGCGCGCCGTGCGGTGTCTGCCGGACCTGGCGCTGGGAACGCTCGCGGGCGCGGCGGCGCAAGCCGGCGATATGCGCGCACTGGCGCCGGCGCAACCGTTCCGGCAGGCGCTCACCGACGATGGCGGACTGGCGCGGCATCTGCCCAAGCTGCTATTCCTCGCGGCCGCCGATGCGGTCAGGGACAGGTTGAAGGCCTGCGTCATCACCGTGGCCGGCGCCATGCGGGCGGAGATCGATGCGGGCGGTGACGCGGCGGCCGCGTTGCGGCTGGCGTGGGGGCGTTGCTGCTACGTCATGGAGCAGATGCAGACCGGTGCCATCGTCGCGGCGGGCGTGTGCCTGCCCGACATCGGAACCCTGATGGCGGACCTGTTGCGTCTGGGCGGCAACAGCCTGGAGCCCGGACTGCTCTATCGCATATACGAAGGGCTTCCTCATGCCTTGGCGGCGCGCGACGATGCCATGCCGCGGCGCCTGCTGTTGCTGGCCCTGCAGCGTGCGCAGGACGTGGCCCGCAAGGCGCCCTTGCCCAATCCGGCCAACGGCGACCGTGGGCTGGCCTGGTCGCAGCTACGCGAGTTGGCGTTCTTGCGTGACATGTCTTGCGAGGCCGCCGGTGGCGCGGCGTCGCCGCGCATGCAGGCCGTGCTGCGACGAGCGCGCGGCAAGGTGCCGCTCGACAGCCTGGATGACTTGATGACGATGAGCGATCACGAGTTCGGTTGTTTCCATGATGCGGCGATGGGTCTGGAACTGTTCGGCTGGAGGACGCGGGCGCGCGCGTGGCGCGAGGGCTACGCACGCCGTATCGCCTTGTCCGACGAAGCGCTGCGCGCGGGGGCGCGCCGGCTGCTGCAGTTGCTGCGCCTGCCCCGGGTCGGTGTGGATGTCTTGTTGGGCGCCTTGCGGGATCTGGCCGAGATCGTCCACGCACGCAACACGCGTAGCGAGGCATTGGGCCTGCTGGGCATCGATGTCTGGTGCGACGAGGCGACGCGCGCCCAGGCGGACGCGATTCTGGCGCAGGCGACTGCCCACACCGAGTGGGAGCATGCGGTCGCCGCGTTGGCCGGCCCCGCCGCGCCGCTTGCCATGCGGGGGTTGCTGGCGGCGCACGGGGGCGTGGCACGAGGGCGCGAGCCGACGTTGGAGTGGCCGTCGGCGGGCCGCAGCCGCGCGTGGCGCTTGCGCACGGCCATTGTCTGGCTGGAAGCGGTCCATGCCGCGCTTTGGCAACGATGGCTGCGGCTCGCGGGCGCTTCCGAGTGGGCCGCGCCCCGGCTGGCGGCGCCGCCGGGATGGCGCGGCAATACGCCGGACCGCTGGCCGGACCTGTTGCGGACAGCCCTGGCGGGCGAGTTCGGCGTGTTGCTGGCCGTGCGGCCAGCCTTGCCGGCGGCCGTCCTGGGACTGGGGGCGGAGCGTGCCTTCCTGCATGCCTGCGCGGCACTGCCGGCGCGCTTGTCGGCGGCGGGCGCGCGCGCGTCGCGGTGTGTCCGGCATGTGGTTACGGGACCGGATGGCGGCACGACCGTGCTGCGGGTGTGCCGCGACTTTCTGACGGACGTGCTGGACCGGGTGTGCCTGTCCTTCGGGATCAGCGGCGTCAACGCGCAGGGCCTGGCCTTGCGCACCGAACTGTCGCCTTGGGCGGGGGTGGAGGGCGGCCGCGATGTGGCCGTGACCCAGGCTTTGCAGGCCCTGCTCCTGCTGGCAGGGCCGCGCGACGCCCGGCGGCTGACGCTGCTGCTCAATCGGATTCTGGTGCAGCCGGTGTGGCGCGCGCTCGCCATGGTGGGGCGTGATTCACCCATCTCCATGGGTGACCGTCGCGCCTATCTGCCGCAGGACAGCGGCAGCCAGATCCATGTCGACGTCGTGCGCCTGCCGGACGGCGCGTACCGCCTGGATGTCGCGGTGTGCTTCGAGCAGCTGCGTAGCATCGATGTGGAGGAGGGCCGGGACGAGCGGCGGCGCGTCGCGCTCGACCCGCGTGTCAGCCGGGTCTGCGTGACGTATGCGGTGCAGGTGGCGCCCGGGTTCGGCAGTTTCTCGTATCTGGTTGGTTCCGCCGGGCTTCGATATCGCCTGATCGCGCGCGAGGCCGGATGATTCGGTGATCACGGGAGACGTGGACCGGTTTCAGATTCTTCTTATTTTTTGATACAGGGCCGCTCCCTAGAATTCCGCTGCTTGCCCTCGGAGCGAGGCAAGTCATGGTGAAACCTTGCGCGAGCCTGCCGGTTTCCCTGGTCCCTGGTCTCTGAAGCCCGCCATGGCGGGCATGAATGGAAGAAAAATGAGAACGTTCTATTGGGTGTCTGGCATTGGCGGTACCTGGACGTACATCGATGCCTCGTATAAGCAACACGGCCGCATCGACTGGTTCGACAATATCGCCGACATCGGCTACTGGTGGCAGACCGCGTATGACAACGGAATGTCCTATAGCCTGGACGTCGCCAAACGCAGTGTCGAGCAGTCCATCCTGCGGCGGGCCACCGAGGCCGCTGCCCGCGTGATCGAGCAGCCTGTCCTGGACGACAACGTGGAGGCCGACGATGCAGGCGCCGACACCCTGGCCGGCACGCAGCGGCGCACGGCATTGGCCTCGGTGTCAGCCGGCATGCACAGCGGGCAACTGGACGCCTACTTCGTCGCCCCGGCGGTTTGAGGCTGGGGGCTGCCACCGTAGAATTCGGCGGGCATCGGTTTGCCGTAGTAGTAGCCCTGGCCGTAGCGGCAATTGCTGCGCAACAGCTGGTCCTGATGGGCGCGCGTCTCGACACCTTCCGCGACGATGTCCATATTCATGCTGGTGCCCAGGGCGATGATGGCATCGACGATGGAGCGGGCATCCGGCTCCTGCACGAAGGACTTGTCGATTTTCAATGAGTCGATCGGGAAGCGTTGCAGCTGCGAGAGTGAAGCGTAGCCGGTACCGAAGTCGTCCAGGGCGATATGAACGCCCGCGTCATGCAGCTTGCGCAGGGTGCTTTCCACCGTGTTGCTGCCCTGGCCCATGTAGACGCTTTCGGTGATTTCCAGGGTCAGGTGCTGCGGGCTCAGCCCGTACTCTTCGAGCAGCGCCAGGATCTGCCCGGCCAGGTCGCCCGTGTAGAACTGTGCCGCCGCCACGTTGACCGACACGCGGCCGAAATCGAAACCGTGCTGTTTCCACCGTCGCATCTGTGCGCATGCCGCGTGCAGGGCGACGTTGCCGAGCGCGGGCGCCAGGGTCTGGTCGTCAAACGCGGGCGAGAACACCGCGGGCGACAGGATGCCGCGCTCCGGGCGCGACCAGCGCATCAACGCCTCGAAACCCGACAGGGTCTGGTTGCGCATGTCGTAGATCGGCTGGTAATAGACGATGAATTCGCCGCGCGCGATGCCCAGGCGGACGTCGCGCAGCAATTGCACGCGCTCTTCCAGGCGGTCACGCATTTGCGGCTCGAACATCACCGTGCAATCCCCGCCCGCCTTTTTCGCCTGGTACAGGGCGATGTCCGTGTTGCGTATCAGCTTGTCTGCGTCGCCGGCCTGGCGCGGGGCCGCCGAGATGCCGGCGCTGACCGACACCATCAACGTATATTCCGGATACGCCATCGGCGCTTTCAAGGACAGACGCAACTGATCGACGGCCGCCTGGAAATCGGCGGGGTCGTCGTCAGGCGCGTCGGCGATGACGGCGAATTCGTTGCTGCCGATGCGGGCGACGAACGTGCCGACGGCGAAGAAGGCGGCGATGCGCTGACCAATGTCGGTCAGCAACTGGTCGCCGGCATGATGGCCGAGCGTATCGTTGACGTCCTTGAAGCCGTCGATGTCCACCGCGACCAGGTTGATGGATTCGGTGCGCACGAAGCGCCGGCCCAGCTCCATCAGGAAGGCGCCGCGATTGGGCAATCCGGTCAGCTTGTCGATGTAGGCCAGTTCGTGGAAGCGGCGCTGGGCGTCCACTTCTTCCGTGATGTCTTCGATAAGACCGTGTACGCGCACCACCTGGCCGTCGCGCAGTTCCGGCTCGGCCAGGGAGTGGATCCAGCGCGAGGTGCCGTCCAGCCGCTGGATGCGGCGGCGCGAGTCGTAGCCTTTACCGTCGCGCATGACACGAGTCAGATCTTCGCGCGCGTCGATCAGCGCGTCGCCGGGGTAGAAACGGCGCATCAACATGTCGAGGGTCGGCTTGGTGGACGGCTCCAGCCCATAGATGTCCATGGCCTGCTCGCTGAGGGTCAGGCCACCGGTCTCGACGTTGTATTCCCAGCCGCCCACCTTGGCCAGCCGGGACGCGCGCGCCAGCAGTTGTTCGCGCCTGCGCGCTTCATTGAGCGCGCGACTGGCGCGCACGGCACCCGCGGCCACGGCGGCGAACTCACGCAGATGACGCAGGTCGTCCGGCGAAAAAGGTCGTGCCTGAT is a window of Bordetella sp. N DNA encoding:
- a CDS encoding bifunctional diguanylate cyclase/phosphodiesterase, which encodes MSVLRFPPSKSETRTARKRGAAVSPTPPEADAAPSGLGKLCELITVFFGVPTVVITDADDPAAPLCAHGVAPEGAALYQALSQSTTAAAQASSDRAPAAVVHLDADALQAAGAPADLRFFVAVPLLLNDDERKRDAVAGALCIADNQARPFSPDDLRHLREFAAVAAGAVRASRALNEARRREQLLARASRLAKVGGWEYNVETGGLTLSEQAMDIYGLEPSTKPTLDMLMRRFYPGDALIDAREDLTRVMRDGKGYDSRRRIQRLDGTSRWIHSLAEPELRDGQVVRVHGLIEDITEEVDAQRRFHELAYIDKLTGLPNRGAFLMELGRRFVRTESINLVAVDIDGFKDVNDTLGHHAGDQLLTDIGQRIAAFFAVGTFVARIGSNEFAVIADAPDDDPADFQAAVDQLRLSLKAPMAYPEYTLMVSVSAGISAAPRQAGDADKLIRNTDIALYQAKKAGGDCTVMFEPQMRDRLEERVQLLRDVRLGIARGEFIVYYQPIYDMRNQTLSGFEALMRWSRPERGILSPAVFSPAFDDQTLAPALGNVALHAACAQMRRWKQHGFDFGRVSVNVAAAQFYTGDLAGQILALLEEYGLSPQHLTLEITESVYMGQGSNTVESTLRKLHDAGVHIALDDFGTGYASLSQLQRFPIDSLKIDKSFVQEPDARSIVDAIIALGTSMNMDIVAEGVETRAHQDQLLRSNCRYGQGYYYGKPMPAEFYGGSPQPQTAGATK
- a CDS encoding RNA polymerase sigma factor, with the protein product MTHLAPVVERVKKRSLPTRPVTTLKNCHDDIFIDLVKNHSTRLHRFIIRQIGNCPDAEDLAQQAFLEAARSYDTFRGESQLSTWLYGIALNLVRNYLSRAPECRYYFVNEDVLVDRASHDPAPDFVAEQNQTMTILQNTLEELPSHMREILLMMGLNGYTYEEAADRVGVPVGTIRSRLSRARAELRRRLCDKGFHFDD